The region TTCTGTAACAGCGTTCAGAGAAAAGCTCAAACTCTATATTTCTAACACACGGTTTTGTAAGTTGTTTGTACAGCCTCACCGAGGGGAcgggttgtgtttgtgcttcatgTGTTTGTGACGTGtcgacacaaaaaaaaaagcgacGAACAATAAAACGACAAGTTCTTcctgttgtcatgacaacacacgtgttttcatttcatcatttttcacTCACGTCATTTCAACATTTGACGCGTGAAGTTCGTGATTCACTTCCGGTCCCGGTTTGTTGAATCCTGTGCACAGACGAGACAAACCAGTTAGCTGTGGAGTATCTGTGTAAgcaggaatgaatgaatgaatgaatgaatgacggGGAcatcagtgagtgagtgagtgagtgagtcagctgatccagactgaaacatctcaagATTTTAAGCAAAAGCCAAACAGCTGAGTGATGTCCAGAAATATTTATTCctcttttcaaataaatatacTCAGCAGATACACACATCAACACGGAgcaacgacacacacacacacacacacacacacacgtgtatatgaataacatatatacatacacgtgtgtgtgtgtgtgtgtgtgtgcagataaaAGATctgaaagcaaaagagaaaaacttcATGGACTCCACATGAAGAGCGTGAAGATCTGCAGCTCGTTTGTTTCGTCTGTTTCTAAAGTGGCGCTTTAGTTTTAAGGCTGACGTGTGGAcgtccagctgctgctgctgtgtcctccagcagctggacgTGTGGACGTGTGGAcgtccagctgctgctgtgtcctccagcagctggacgTGTGGACGTGTGGAcgtccagctgctggaggacacGCAAGGCTCAGGGGAAggcacgcgcacacgcacacgcacacacacacttataacCGAATAACTGAACTGTTTCCCTTTTCATTTGGTTTAGCTTTACATGAAAAcaccttctctctccctgtgccAGAGTGggggcttttactgtgaaaggtTGCACTCGAGGTCTAATCGTttccaaataataataataatttaaaaaatggtcaGAATCAATATTCACGACGAAGAAGCGACTCCTCACTGTGCAGGAGCCACTGAGCGGCGCAGGGATTTTCCTTCCCTCCGCGCAGACTCCCAGGTACTGACCCATAACAAGCTCCAGCACTCAGAAACCTCATGTTCTCATTAAGATCTGGCCGCTCTCCCtgagggaggtgaggaggtgaggagagggacAGCCTGGGAGTCAACGTTCagggcaaacacaaacagtgtcTGAGTTTCTGAAGGAAACAGATGAATTTGTGCTGAAGCTGCTGGTGactgatgtttgtttattttattttaacagcagAAATGTCTCTGATCAAACATCAAAGCACGAGGGACagagatgttttattttattcttttttttaattcaaatggtcaaaacaaagaaaacagctgacatcTACCTGCTGATGTTAGAAGCCGTGACTTCCTGTCACACCATGATCCAACCCGAACAGCTCAGAGCCTCATCAACAAACCACAAAACTCAAAAACTCTTTGGTCCATTTCCAACTTTACAACCCTGCTGAGCAAACAAAGCGCGTAGGCTGGAATGATTCTGCAGTTCCTCTAACAGCCACCAGGCGCTGACTGAACAACTATCGAACTCAGATCAAAACGTTTCAGCATTTTCCTTCAGAACAAACAATATTAAATCAAAAAGTTCAGGCTGTTTAAACgatctctcttctttccttctgaTGATTTTAGAAATCACTGCTCCATCCAACGACTCGCGTCTCAGACACGACGTTAAACAAACTGAACAGGTCACTAATAAAAACTCaataaaacatatatatataaaaccagGTCACTCGTCTTTTGCTTGTTTGACGTTGCTCTCTGATGGTAACGGGTGTGATCACACCTGAACACGCGTTTGAATTAATCAAATAAATCTGTATTCATTAAAGTTATGCTTTAAGACAAAACGGCCGAAGCAAAAGCAACAGCGGAATAAACCAGGCAGCAGGAAACCGATCAGAGCCCGGAAAACCGATCAGAGCCCAGGAAACCGATCAGAGCCCGGGAAACCGATCAGAGCCCGGGAAACCGATCAGAGTCCGGGAAACCGATCAGAGCCCGGGAAACCGATCAGAGTCCGGGAAACCGATCAGAGTCCGGGAAACCGATCAGAGCCCGGGAAACCGATCAGAGTCCGGGAAACCGATCAGAGCCCGGGAAACCGATCAGAGTCCGGGAAACCGATCAGAGTCCGGGAAACCGATCAGAGTCCGGGAAACCGATCAGAGTCCGGGAAACCGATCAGAGCCCGGGAAACCGATCAGAGTCCGGGAAACCGATCAGAGCCCGGGAAACCGATCAGAGTCCGGGAAACCGATCAGAGCTCAGGCAGGAGCCGCTCACCAGGCAGCCATCGCATTGCAGGGTTATTTAACTATGGAATCAAGTCATTGTCCAATAGCTGCAACTGTTgatgagccacacacacacacacacacacacacacacacacacacgataaaCTGGTCCACGTCCTCAGGTTAGGAGCAGCAAACTTCTCTAAAACAGCAGGAGGCGGTgagacaggagggaggggaCACACAAACACCGGACAGGCAGCAGCGTCCTGCCGGTGCGGACAAATGACGTCTGTCTCGACTGAGTCCTTCCTCCGGACAGAGTCTTTCTACAGCCTCACAGACGAGCCGCAAAGCTCTGACTCAGGTTCATGCGTGTAAAATCCAACAGGATGTGATGTCAGCAGAAGGCGGGATTAGCAAAGGAAACGAGCTGTGAGGTTTCCCCCGACAGCTTTAAATCAGACTCAGTCACTTCCTGTAGAACGCAGTTTAATCTGCAGGCATCATGAGTCCGCCTGGTCTGTTACATCACTTCCTTCCACGCGTTTGATTACTTCCTTCAGGTTCCGAGGTCACAACCAAACTGCTGCTTTccaaaaaacaccaaatgaaatgaaacttaaTGAAGAGGTCAGAGTTTGTCAGAGTGTTTGGTTCTGACGAAGGCAAGAGGAGGCAGAAGAGTTAACATTCATGGTCCAGACGAAGGAGGACGACGTTACAGACGGGAAAAATCAGAtttatgggggaaaaaatggctGAAGTGGGCGTGGCGTTAACTTCACTGCTGATCCTGACGTCCGTAGAAATGGCCTTCTCCCTGGCGAGGATCAGAATATTGCAGTTCTCTGTGGGCCGGTGCCACCGACCAGCCAGGGAAAGCATCGCCTCCTGTTACCTGCTCTCCTTCAACAGCAGGCGGAAATTGTGGAGCTGGTGTATACTGGTGGACAAcctgagggacagacagagacaagtgACATGTAACACAGGTCTTTACACATTTGCAGTTGTTCCTGATGCTGAAACGTTTCACAGGAGAAGTGAAAAATCTGAGAGTCAGCGGATAATTAAAGTCATttagattcatcctctggggatcacgACTGTCTATTAAAGACTTCGTGGCTAATCATCCTATAACTGcggagacatttcagtctggaccaaagtggagGACTGACTGATGGCGCCATCCCCCAGGGCCACGCCGCTGTCACGTCTAACGAAGCATTTCATATTCAACCTCCCCGTCACCACAGCTTCCCCGGAAGCCTTTCAGGAGCGCACCTGCCGAAGGCGTTCATCAACGCCACAATCTCCTGTCGAGTGAGCTGGAAGCCTTTGGACGGGCTGTGTTCCGGAAGGTTCTTGATCTCTTTCTCGGAGAAGAGGATCTTCAGAGCCGTGCCCAGACCCTGAGtctgcagacaacacacacGAAGGGATTCATTCGGTTTGTCCAATCACAGGAATGCTCATTCAACAGACCcttcaatcacacacacacacacacacacacacacacacacacacacacacacacagtcaatgaCTCACCTGGAGTTTTCCCCACAGTCGACACTTACTGCAGCCGACACAGTCCATGATCCTGGAGATGTTTTTGAAATGGAGGCGGAACTCCTCCTGAAGGATGAacgagaggagaggacagagttCGGAGTTTGGGTTTGGCAGAAACTCTGAGGAAAATCTGCTGTGACTGGTTTCCTGAATTCTAATGTTTAAAAGGTTGTGGAGTATGGAGACACTGAGCCCGGTGCTACACGAAGCTTCATGGCACAGAGTTATTCTACTTCTGTCCCAGTGACACTGGAAAGATTCGACTCCGATCAGATAAAATCAGATCGATCGGTTTCTGCTTCACTGCTCGTTacaaacagagcaaacaaaaccacaaaaacaaacagtgtcgCACACAGACAGTGACTCTGCTACGCCACATGTCGGATGCTGAGTCGCTGttaaagcttttgtttttttcaccttCAGTGTTTTGGCTTCCATTTTGTGTCCGGCAAACATGGACTTCTCATCAAAGTGCATCGGGAAAGCTCTGGAAGACAAAAGGAAGCTGTTAGTGTGACAATCCCTTTGTTCTGAGGTTACAAACGACAAACTTTCCTTCATCTcctcacagctgctgtgatttcaACCCTTCCTTTATTCAACCGCACaccaaacattttcacagagcTCTTGGCCGGACTGAACAGTGACGTCTGAAAGCCTCGACCCGTGTGGACTCACTTGATCTCGTTGAagatctgcagcagcaggtctttGGTGGCTCCGTCCTCCTGCGCGTTTCCGGTGTACAGGTTGACGAAGGCGCGTTCGAAGTATGGAGCCACCTTGTAAAGCGCCCGCAGCTCAATCAGGTACAGGAAGTAGAGGTTCTTCAGACGCCGCGTGCCCTCGCCCTTCGTCTCGGCCGTGTCGAAGCGCTGCCGGAACTCCTGGATGTTTGGACCCCACACTGACCGACCCCAGCCCTCTGAGGAGCCAACCACCGACAACAGCATTTAAGTTTCAGGGATTTGATATAATATTTTCACACAGCAGGTACTGATTCCTAACATTAcacttctgttttcctgttaagtaaaaaaaaaaaatatatattattaattCTATAATTCTATAATATTATGTACTCTATTTATGTCCTGAAAACCTGGAAGTTTCCTGTTAGCATTAAATGAATTAGGATTAATGTTACAGAAGCGTTTCTCAGGTTAGGCATCGTACCGTCCAGCAGGTACTCGGCACACAGGTGGATGTTGATGCTGCTGTGGAGGCCCGAGATGAGTCGGTAAAAAACCCTCTTCTCTAAACACAAAcctggagagagagacgagAAGAGACTTAACAGTAACATCAGCTAACGTTTCACTAACACTGTCCGAAAGAAAGCCACTCTTCATGTAAAGGTTCAGTTCAACCAAActactgaaaacatttattctttctttccttccattGAATGTTTTCATGCAGGTAGGTTTGGTTCTATTTGCTCACCTGTCCGTCTGCGTCCACATCATTACAGTGGAGCTGAGTTTCCAGTGATTCAGAATCTAAATCTTTACACGTATTATTCTGTTTCAGCTGATTTTTGTCCTCTACTGtgttttactctttttaaatctttatttccctgtgtttgttttctgtctttctaacTGCCTTCCAGTTAACGTCCTGTTTCCCGTGTCAGATTCGagatttgtaaatgtgtgttatttaatgtttgatgttatttaataaaccaaactATCGTCACTTCTCTCGGTGTGGTCTGATTTATCCGAAGATGAATCACGCGTCACGCGGCTCTCTGTAAAAGCTTCCTGGCCTCTGCCACCGAACACGtgcagaggaagcagagaggagataAGAGGCTCCGCTCTGTCAGCTCAGCTTCACAGAGCCAGGCTTCTGACGGCGACAGGAAACATGACTGATATCTTCAGCAGACATTTTACTACCAAGCTGTAACATAAAAGTGCTTCACTTGTTAAAGTATCTTGTATCTTCGCTGGAGACGAAACTCTTTGAGGTTaaaagttaaatgttaaaaaaagaaaaaggaaacagaaagttGTTTGTTAAGTCGAGTGAAAGTGAAATGCCAGAGAATAATTCCCTCGGTGACGGAGGGAGAAACGGGAGGTGGTACCTACCTTCCAGCCACTTGTAGAAACCTTCTCCTGCAACGTGAGCGACATCAGAAGAAAGACATGACAAACTTtatcttttacacacacaacaacagcacaaccaAAAATAAATCCATGTGAAGTCAGTGAAGGTTTactcaccatcatcatcacctgaacacagaaagacagaggagacagaacaGAGCTGTTAGGACTGTGctattaatacacacacacacacaccagcctcagcctgccctcactgatataaatgaggaAGAAGTTGAAgatctgtgtttgttgaaaTGTGAGTGATGAAACCGTCTCGCTCACCTGTTCCTCACTTCACTCAGTATTCAGCCCATTTCCACCTGCCctcagcttctacctgaacctgaacctgaacctgaacctgctATAGCTGAACCTGTGTCTGCATCCTCGTCCCCGCTGCCCTGTACGCTGTAAACAGACTCACCTCTGCTCGGAGCCAGAGGGTTCAGAGGTCGGTACACTGATCTGGGCCTGTCGACACAAAAGCAGAGTTTTCTTCAATGATCACAGTAATCACCACAGATTTACATTCAGactttctttacatttaaaaagctTAAATTTGAACATTTGTTGGAGAATAAATGGACAAAGAACagattttcaaaaaatttttttaaaacagtctgttttacacacactgtgtgtgtgtgtgtgtgtgtgtgtgtgtttcagtctcacTTGAAGCAGTTTTCCTCGTAGATGCTGTTCCAGACTCTCCACGCTGAAGGACCCTTATATCCAGTGAATCGCTCCGGATTCAGCAGCAGATCCACATACTCAGCATCTGGAGAGGTTtcatctaaaacacacacacacacagacacacacagacacacacacactttaaaggACTGAAAACATGGCCACATGTAAGCGAGCTTGCTGTGATGCAAACACTCTTCATGCTCAGTTAAATGACTGATTCAGTCAAACAGCTTCATCAGATCTGGATCTAAAACTGTAGTTTTTCCTGAAGCTGGTGCTAAAGGAAAGTCGTGAGGTCATCAACCTCTAATGGAATGTGATCAGGAAGTTTGATATTTCTGTGCGTGGGAGGTGAATTTGTTCCCATGGTGATGTCTGATCAAAGGTCAGGAACAGTGGAATAATAGTGGAAATCTGAGCAGAAGTTCTTTAGATAGCGTTGGATTAAAGAGGTTAAAGCGAACAGAGTTCCTGTCAGAGTTTAAAAATCCTCACCATCCAGCTCACAGAAGTGGTCCTGAGCGTCGTCGTGTCTCGCCCAGTCAGCGAACGCCTCTTTGCTCTGGTTactaaaacaggaaacagcagatTTTATAGTTTGGAGCAGTAAAGAATTGGATGTAATACCCAGCCCAGCCCAGCACACAGAGGTTTGTTCTTCCTGGTGTTTCGCTCTCAGGTCATTTTTAGACTTTACAGCCGAGCGAGTTGAGCAGGTTTTTAATGGTGTGTTGCGTCGTCGTCGTTTTAACCAGcacaaacttgtgtgtgtggtttgaatTCTCCTAACGATGACCCTGTACATttcccacagcagcagactgacagtgacagggaagctaccagcagctgcaggtcagaCGCTGGTGAATGTTTCACCTGGTTGTTATCAGCTGCTGAAGCGTGTTGAAAATGAGCCGGCAGATAAAACAGACAGGAGCACGTCCGTGGTCTCACCTCAGGGTGCTGTTGATGGCGCCCAGCTCTTTGGCCTGTTCACACTCTGTCATGTCCGACATCGTATTCGCTGCCTGGGAGTactggagggaggaggagggggaaggagggagggaaggagggagggaaggagagagggagcatgTTAGTACATCGtgctaataataatattatgaTCTCTACAGCTTTCATATCACCTTTGACTTCATCTTCCCCAGTGGAGCAGTGAAAtgtgcagagctgctggttccTTTTAAAGTTTTACTGAAATGATGAACTTCACAGAGAACTCGCACCTcgaatgttttactgttttctcaGAAAGGACGCCAGAGCTGAGAGCAAGATGAGACTGATACCACTAACATCTGTCTGCTCGgtatgaagctgcagctggttagcttagcttagcatcaaGACTGCAAACCAAggaggatttttattttgtgtccaCTGGACACAGCaaagctagctgtttccccctggttccagtctttatgctaagctaagctaaccagctgctggttaAAGCTTCATTTACCTACACACACGAGAGTGGTATCAAAGACTATGTGTGTTGAGCAGCAGCCACTGTGTCCACAGCAGATAAAGACTTCACTCAGTCGCTTTACTGAGCGAGTGCAATGAGACCACAAGCAGGAAACAGCAAAATGTCTGCTGGCGAGAGGCACTGCGTTCActtcttctttcactttttcaacGTCTACAGCAACTGGAGAAGAGTCACAAAGCAGAGTGAAGCCTCTGTCAGAAAGGACAGTGCACACCGTCACCACAGCCACCTGTGAGACgcacacaggtgtgtttgttaCGTCACCATTAACCCGCCGAGTTCCAGGTGGGCTGGTTAGGCAGGCTGAGACTTTCCCCTCACACTGCTGAGGTGGCACATATTCATGTTTCCTTTAACCCCTCCCACTGACTCACAGCTGATGGTCAGTGAAACCGATTCGACCTTGACTGAGACCAGTGCAGATGTCCAAACACGTCGGGTTCATTACAAGACAAACATCAGGCGGCGAGCCAAGAGCTGGCAAACACTCAGTCCTCAGCCTCGACATGGAAACTATCAGAGGAGATAAgctgagtggtgtgtgtgtgtgtgtgtgtgtgtgtgtgtgtgtgaatcagctGATGAGACAGAAAGTGCTGGAACAAACGCAGCTGGTCCTTAACTCCATTAAACTAGTTAAAGGCACCTGACGTCCAGGGATGAGTGTGTGTcccacagacagagggaagacaggacgtgctgagagacagactaaTACGCTGCTGGCTTAGGTTTACACAAGATTTgttgacagcaaaaaaaaaaaagatatatatatctgtatataGAGAGACAGCAGAATTCTGTAGTTTGTATATAAAGGAAAGACATCACCATGCAGAAGCTAcaacagctgaaaatgtttggGGAATAAAAGGATTTCATAGAAACTTCTCATGTTTCTGAATGAAAAAATTAAGAATCAGGGTTTGGAACGATGCTCGGACCTAAAGACGCTGGGACAAATATCAAAATCTAAATGTTTTTAGTGGTGTAAAACCCAACATTTGTATTCTCACTTTAACTTCAGTCTCACCTTGTTGTAGTTCCCAGACTTGATGCCAACGGGGATCTTACTctgtcaaacacaacaaagatccacaaacaaacaaacaaacaaacaaacaaataaatgaacgATCAGAGATCCGTTGTATAAACACTATTTCATGAGCTAATCAGCGTCTTAAAGCTGACACGTTTTGTTAAACTGATGTTAAACATAACTGtaataatattataattatatcATATCATTATTATCGTTGTTGTTATGGTttaatagatgtgtgtgtgtgtgtttgacctctgacctcaggaCAGGGCTCCACATGACAGTCTTTGATGGAGCAGTGTCCGTCATCAGGCCAGAAGGGACATGGTCGCTTCAAGTTCAcctgcagagaggacagaaCAAACGTCCTGAAGGAGCCAGGGTTCAAGTTCAGCTGATCAAACAAAGGAGTTTCAATTTAAATCCATTATAATCTAACGTCCAgtgaacctggagctccaggatcCAGTTAGATCCtgttagaaataaaataaactttatttttgaaatgttgtgCTTAGACACAAATGCAGGTCTCAAATTTATAGAAACTAATTTAAGCTGAAATATGCTGGTATCTGGTATGGTAATGAATCACCTTCTCTACAACAAACAGTTTTACCTACAGACGGCTGACGTCTGTTACTGGAGCTTTTAGTTTGGTTAAAAACATCCCGGATAATAacttaaacaaaacagaataaaaacttttcaaaaaaactttcatttaattaaacTCTCATCTATGGAAAGTAGCTAAGGTTTGTCCAAACCGTTGTTACACTTGTCACCAGGtgcttttgtgaaaaaaaaaaaaagtcagtcgCTCGAGCAACAAAGGTGCAAACACTACCTGTCAACGCCGTGTGACGATGTAACACAAACTGTTGGTATCAGTTCATCCTGAAAGTGCAACGGCCAAACTGCAGCCGGTCGCAGCTTGTCCAGCCAAAGAGACATAGACAGAAATGTCCCCATAGTTCCAGTTTAACACGACAGTTTAAGAACTCACTGCAAACACCtttgtattttgtctttgtgttactgtgtgttcatGGACTCCAGTTGCAACAGACCACGTATTTCACAATATTTCACAAACACGTCGCTCGTCCTTCCTGTTCTGTCACCAGCCTCGTAACCGGCTCTAAAGGAAAAAGTAGAaatactgcagctgctgtgctgtttcacAGTCGGACTCAGAGAGTGAACCAAAGCATTtacacagacaggagacaggtTTGTGTAAGATCAGCATGAATCTGAGTATCAGCCAGTGTCCCATCCAAAGTGCTGTGTACACCAGGACGGAACTGTTGTCACTCAAATggtaaaataacagaaaaataaagtctgTGACTGTTTTTAAAGGACATCAGTTCACCTGACAGTGAACATGGCTGCTCAGGAACACTGTACATACACTGTACATTTTCCCCGGACTGTCCCCACACATCCAAACATTATTCTTTTTCCTGATACAGTACGAACCTGGCCACTGCAGTTTACAGTAAACGACACAGCTCAGAAAGCatttgcagagcagcagcagcagctctcaccCTGTAGTATCTGAAgtagtctctctctgtcagcttcTTGATTCGAGGGTAAACCTTGAAGTTGTTGAACACATCGATGCTTTCAACGTCACAGAAGCAGTCATCCAGGACGCCGGTGAGCTGGAGCAGAGCGGAGAGAAAAAGGCTTTCACTGCACAATGAGAACTTTTAGATCCCAACtttccaaacaacaaacaaccaaaTAACAACCCAAACTAAATTAAATGCTTAGTCAGTGATCGTTTTTATAACTGGCATATTTTGGCCTGAATGTGTCTTCCGTCTCTTCgggttcttttcttttctgcatctGTTGTTCAGCCCTCTGTGTTGTCCATTaacatgtaaataaagttttattgttatttttcacaaaacatGTTGATCTGCAACAACACGCTGCATGAGCATCAGCAGCATGTCCATCCACCTGTCTCCACCTGTCCTGTCTGCAGATACATCCATAATACATCCACCGTGAGAGGACACAGTGCACTGTTACCTGAACCCACACAGGTGAATCAGAATCCAGACCTCCCTCTGATCAACAGTCTGCACCTTCAGACTCAGCCGCTATGTGTTTGATCTGAGGGACAACTGAACCGAACAAGCCGAACGTAAATCTGAGAACATGAATACGTTCAGTAAACAGAGGAAGGCATTATGGGTGGGGCATTAACGCCACCAGCTTGTTGTGAGGAAGGTGTGAAGTGTCGAGCTAAGCAAGAAGCTGGTAACCAACCATCACCTGTAGTCTTAGTCCACTGTAAACACCTGGTTTAACTGGCTGAACGCAAACACACGGCTTATTATTCATTTCCTGATACTGAAACCTGCATTGAAAGAACAAATTCTAACCAACAGCTTATTTACTGAGCAGTAATTCAAAGTCTGGTGTCTGAGCATCATGTAGAATCTGTTCGTCTGTTCACTGGGTGGTTTTTTCTGCCTGAGCTTTGCTGGTCTACgtttatcttttgtttttttaatttgcatacATGAGTATACAAACAAGCTAAAGGGCGGGATCACCAGCTCTGACATGTAACATGATCACAGTGGTGTTTTTACACGTGTGTAAAAAGTCtgcactgtgtttattttacattactgAAACTTATTTTCAGTGGACACCAGCAGCTGCTTGAACAATTAAACATGTAGGTTTTTGCACAGTAACTACAGCTGGTTATAGCTGAATTATTGTTTTTTAGCTCATGGGTTTGTAaactgttcattttaattttttagaggcagatttttttttcaaagacatTCTGACCTATAATTATTTTGCTTAAGAAATTATATTGTTCTTTTCAGGCAACTACCATGGAAATACATAACACTGCCCGCTCTACTGCCTTATATGAGTATATGAGTGGTAtaacaaacaaacccaaagtTAAGTTACCAGGCCGAGATATGACCAACCATATGGAGCCAGCTTTGGACACTTGACTTTCAAGAATGAACCATAAGAgcttaaatgttaaaaacactGATATGGCCCTCTCCTTCTTatttcaaatctttttttctgacattgcTGTCGGTCAgattttcctcctgctgctcacaGACCTTCAGAAACACCTGCAAAGTCTCATTATGACACAAAAGCACAGCTGACCTCTGAGTGCAGCAGTCCACCGAGCGACAGGAAAGGCAGGAGGAGGCAAATTCCTCTCAGCATCCTGCTTCCtacttctgctttctgtcttaACTCCTTCAGATTAAAACTTCCCTTTGGTGAACTCGGATCCCAtgtgtctcagcagcagcagcagctctgtctgtGGGCTGAGCTGTCATTACAGACCTCCAGCCCCATGCCCGCCCGGGGCCGCGCCTCCAAACAGCCAGCTGTCAAAGTGATCCCCGCCCTCCTGCTGGCGCCTGCCGGTTTGTAGTCCTCTGCGGGCTCTGAGGCCGTTAGGAGCGCGTGTTGGCTGTGAACCAAAAGACTACAACTCCCACGAGGGGGCAGGGTTTGGGAGCTCCgccagcagccaatcagagtacACCACGCTCTACTAGTAATAGGAATAACATCAGTTTGGctaaaatctgaatctgtgtCCGAGTTCAAACGCGTGGTTTCGGATATGTACGCTTCTTTAATTTGTCTTCATCGTCCCCACTGCGTTTAATGTAAAGCTTCAAAACGGCGAAAGTATAATTTATTTGAGGCGAAGGAAATCAGCTACAGGAGCCTACAGCAAAGCCACATCTCACCTCCAGTTACGTTACACTGGAAATGTTATTTTCTATACGAAGGATTAAAGAAAAGTCACGTAATGTGTGAGTTTAACTTGATGTGTCACAAGTTTTCATTAAACAACTAAGAAGGAAAAAACGGAACTATTCAGCAATTTGAATGTGActgctgttcacacacacacacacacacacacacacacacacacacagagttgcaGCTAGCTAACAtctctcgcacacacaaacacacggtgACGTCAAATTAAGATGACAGTAGAACATGCTAGAAGGTGTCCTCGGTGGAGCCAGTTGTACCGTTTAAAGCTGGACAGAAACTTATTAAAGCCTGATAAAACCCGCTCTGGCCCCGGGTGTAAATGAGCGCGGTGTGCGGAGGTTACTCACATGGCAGAGGCAGCTCTGGTCCGGGCTGTCTGAGGCTCCGCTGGGGCTCTCGCTGTGCTGCGTTTGCGGTTTGACGGTGTTTTGGTGAAACCAACCCAGAACAAAGTTCCCGAAGAACCAGGCCAACAGCAAAACACCGAACGCC is a window of Toxotes jaculatrix isolate fToxJac2 chromosome 4, fToxJac2.pri, whole genome shotgun sequence DNA encoding:
- the ero1b gene encoding ERO1-like protein beta isoform X2, producing MLRGICLLLPFLSLGGLLHSELTGVLDDCFCDVESIDVFNNFKVYPRIKKLTERDYFRYYRVNLKRPCPFWPDDGHCSIKDCHVEPCPESKIPVGIKSGNYNKYSQAANTMSDMTECEQAKELGAINSTLSNQSKEAFADWARHDDAQDHFCELDDETSPDAEYVDLLLNPERFTGYKGPSAWRVWNSIYEENCFKPRSVYRPLNPLAPSRGDDDGEGFYKWLEGLCLEKRVFYRLISGLHSSINIHLCAEYLLDEGWGRSVWGPNIQEFRQRFDTAETKGEGTRRLKNLYFLYLIELRALYKVAPYFERAFVNLYTGNAQEDGATKDLLLQIFNEIKAFPMHFDEKSMFAGHKMEAKTLKEEFRLHFKNISRIMDCVGCSKCRLWGKLQTQGLGTALKILFSEKEIKNLPEHSPSKGFQLTRQEIVALMNAFGRLSTSIHQLHNFRLLLKESR
- the ero1b gene encoding ERO1-like protein beta isoform X1, giving the protein MWRVTLQAFGVLLLAWFFGNFVLGWFHQNTVKPQTQHSESPSGASDSPDQSCLCHLTGVLDDCFCDVESIDVFNNFKVYPRIKKLTERDYFRYYRVNLKRPCPFWPDDGHCSIKDCHVEPCPESKIPVGIKSGNYNKYSQAANTMSDMTECEQAKELGAINSTLSNQSKEAFADWARHDDAQDHFCELDDETSPDAEYVDLLLNPERFTGYKGPSAWRVWNSIYEENCFKPRSVYRPLNPLAPSRGDDDGEGFYKWLEGLCLEKRVFYRLISGLHSSINIHLCAEYLLDEGWGRSVWGPNIQEFRQRFDTAETKGEGTRRLKNLYFLYLIELRALYKVAPYFERAFVNLYTGNAQEDGATKDLLLQIFNEIKAFPMHFDEKSMFAGHKMEAKTLKEEFRLHFKNISRIMDCVGCSKCRLWGKLQTQGLGTALKILFSEKEIKNLPEHSPSKGFQLTRQEIVALMNAFGRLSTSIHQLHNFRLLLKESR